Proteins from a single region of Streptomyces spinoverrucosus:
- a CDS encoding acyl-CoA dehydrogenase family protein, translating into MPDRAPQPVDRLLPTDEARDLISLVRDIAHGEIAPQAAEEEDAGRFPRDVFTLLSRSGLLGLPYDSEYGGGDQPYEVYLQVLEELAMARLTVGLGVSVHTLASYALAAYGTKEQQVEHLPAILAGGLLGAYCLSEPASGSDAASLRTKAVRDGDDWVITGTKAWITHGGVADFYTVMARTGEEGPRGITAFLVPGDAEGLSAAAPEKKMGMKGSPTAQIHLDGVRVPDARRLGEEGQGFAIALSALDSGRLGIAACAIGLAQAALDEAVAYATQRRQFGRPIADFQGLRFMLADMATQIEAGRALYLAAARLRDAGRPFARQAAMAKLHCTDAAMKVTTDAVQILGGYGYTADFPAERYMREAKVLQIVEGTNQIQRMVIARHLAGPETR; encoded by the coding sequence ATGCCCGACCGCGCCCCGCAGCCGGTGGACCGACTACTGCCCACGGACGAGGCCCGGGACCTGATCTCGCTTGTCCGCGACATCGCGCACGGCGAGATCGCCCCGCAGGCGGCCGAGGAGGAGGACGCCGGACGCTTCCCACGCGACGTCTTCACCCTGCTCTCCCGGTCGGGGCTGCTCGGCCTGCCCTACGACTCCGAGTACGGCGGCGGCGACCAGCCGTACGAGGTCTACCTCCAGGTCCTCGAAGAGCTCGCCATGGCCCGGCTGACCGTCGGCCTCGGCGTCAGCGTGCACACCCTCGCCTCCTACGCCCTCGCCGCCTACGGCACCAAGGAACAGCAGGTCGAACACCTGCCCGCGATCCTCGCCGGCGGCCTGCTCGGTGCGTACTGCCTGTCCGAACCGGCGTCCGGCTCCGACGCGGCCTCCCTGCGCACCAAGGCGGTCCGGGACGGCGACGACTGGGTGATCACCGGCACCAAGGCCTGGATCACGCACGGCGGCGTCGCCGACTTCTACACCGTCATGGCCCGCACCGGCGAGGAGGGCCCGCGCGGCATCACCGCGTTCCTGGTGCCCGGCGACGCCGAGGGGCTGAGCGCCGCGGCGCCGGAGAAGAAGATGGGCATGAAGGGCTCGCCCACCGCCCAGATCCACCTCGACGGCGTACGCGTCCCCGACGCCCGGCGCCTCGGCGAGGAGGGCCAGGGCTTCGCGATCGCCCTGTCCGCGCTGGACTCCGGGCGACTGGGCATCGCGGCCTGTGCGATCGGCCTGGCCCAGGCGGCGCTCGACGAGGCGGTCGCGTACGCCACCCAGCGCAGGCAGTTCGGCCGGCCGATCGCCGACTTCCAGGGGCTGCGCTTCATGCTCGCCGACATGGCGACGCAGATCGAGGCGGGCCGCGCGCTGTACCTCGCGGCGGCACGGCTGCGCGACGCCGGGCGGCCCTTCGCCCGGCAGGCGGCGATGGCCAAGCTGCACTGCACCGACGCCGCCATGAAGGTCACCACGGACGCCGTCCAGATCCTCGGCGGCTACGGCTACACCGCCGACTTCCCGGCCGAGCGCTACATGCGCGAGGCCAAGGTCCTCCAGATCGTCGAGGGCACCAACCAGATCCAGCGGATGGTCATCGCCCGTCACCTCGCGGGTCCGGAGACGCGCTGA